The Leptolyngbya sp. CCY15150 genome contains a region encoding:
- a CDS encoding ABC transporter permease, producing the protein MSTSTPTPPSTLQTSRPPSKPPRRWLRWIQPTLLLGPAGLWLVVLLVLPTLLILDVSFLPGLRPGAAPPAYGLGNYIQLLNQTYQDVIERSLGFALVTTAACLILGFPVSYWIALKSPKRWRVLLLIAFVLPLWTSSLLRAYAWVSILRPTGVLNSFLSLLQLPTQNWLYTEVAVGIGLSYSFLPYMVLILYASLEKLDLRLLEASADLGATPLQTFWKVTIPQTLPGIAAGSLLVFITSLGDFVVPELLGGASSSTMSRLIYNQFLRVRNWGLGSALSMLLIVAVSIAIALLMKYGDRNATKA; encoded by the coding sequence ATGTCAACCTCCACACCAACGCCACCGAGCACCCTCCAGACCAGCCGTCCCCCCTCCAAGCCACCTCGGCGCTGGCTGCGGTGGATACAGCCTACCTTGCTGCTGGGCCCCGCCGGTCTATGGCTAGTGGTGCTCCTCGTGCTGCCCACGCTGCTCATTCTAGATGTCAGCTTTCTACCCGGACTGCGGCCTGGTGCGGCACCGCCAGCCTACGGATTAGGAAATTACATTCAGCTCCTCAACCAAACCTATCAAGATGTGATTGAGCGATCGCTGGGGTTTGCCCTCGTCACCACCGCAGCCTGCCTGATCTTAGGATTTCCAGTGTCCTACTGGATTGCGCTGAAGTCGCCGAAGCGCTGGCGGGTGCTGCTGCTGATCGCCTTCGTGCTGCCACTTTGGACATCATCTCTCCTGCGGGCCTATGCCTGGGTGTCGATTTTACGTCCCACAGGTGTTCTCAATTCTTTTTTATCCCTCCTCCAACTGCCCACCCAAAACTGGCTTTATACCGAAGTGGCCGTGGGTATTGGTCTCAGCTACAGCTTTTTGCCCTACATGGTGCTGATTCTCTATGCCTCACTGGAAAAGCTTGATCTTCGCTTGTTAGAGGCATCTGCGGATCTAGGGGCTACGCCGCTACAAACCTTTTGGAAAGTCACCATCCCCCAAACCCTACCGGGAATTGCCGCTGGCAGCTTGCTAGTGTTCATCACCAGCTTGGGTGACTTTGTTGTACCCGAGCTGCTCGGTGGAGCATCCAGTAGCACCATGTCGCGACTGATCTACAACCAGTTCTTGAGAGTGCGCAACTGGGGGCTGGGATCGGCTCTGAGTATGCTGCTGATTGTCGCCGTCAGCATTGCGATCGCTCTCTTGATGAAATATGGCGATCGCAACGCTACAAAAGCCTAA
- a CDS encoding ABC transporter ATP-binding protein translates to MPQTVAQSQRATETRAGIDVELCNVFKVFDGETAVRGVNLSIQKGEFFSILGPSGCGKTTTLRLIAGFETPSSGDLYIRGQSMSYVPPYRRPVNTVFQNYALFNHMTVWDNIAFGLRIKKCSRAQVRQRVADVLQLVKMDDYAQRFPAQLSGGQQQRVALARALVNRPAVVLLDEPLGALDLKLRKEMQVELSNLHQTLGVTFVMVTHDQEEALSLSDRIAVMRGGLIEQIGTPSQIYEHPSTPFVADFIGDTNLFQGYVEASDTADMQVTTQNGLKIRVKPSEYWTGDTNSPVVVSVRPEKIQVSLDLPTADSNCFEGRLKHVMYLGTHVHYLIELLSGDSLTVLQPNRLESLPEPHTPIHVYWSATDCLALTM, encoded by the coding sequence ATGCCTCAGACCGTTGCTCAAAGCCAACGTGCAACTGAAACTCGTGCAGGGATCGATGTAGAACTCTGCAACGTGTTCAAGGTCTTTGATGGAGAAACCGCTGTTCGGGGTGTTAATCTCAGCATCCAGAAGGGCGAGTTTTTCAGTATTTTGGGGCCATCAGGCTGTGGTAAAACCACCACACTTCGCCTGATTGCAGGATTTGAAACACCCTCATCCGGTGACCTCTATATCCGTGGGCAGTCGATGTCCTACGTGCCCCCCTACCGTCGCCCGGTCAACACGGTCTTTCAGAACTACGCCTTGTTCAACCACATGACCGTGTGGGACAACATTGCCTTTGGGCTGCGGATCAAAAAATGTAGTCGGGCTCAGGTGCGACAGCGGGTAGCTGACGTGCTGCAGCTCGTCAAAATGGATGATTATGCCCAACGCTTTCCGGCCCAACTGTCGGGAGGACAGCAACAGCGGGTGGCCCTGGCCCGGGCGTTGGTCAACCGTCCTGCCGTAGTGCTCTTGGATGAACCCTTAGGCGCACTCGACCTCAAGCTTCGCAAAGAGATGCAGGTCGAGTTATCCAACCTCCACCAAACCTTAGGAGTCACCTTTGTAATGGTGACCCATGATCAAGAAGAAGCCCTGAGCTTGTCTGATCGGATTGCGGTGATGCGGGGTGGGTTAATTGAGCAAATAGGCACCCCTAGCCAGATTTATGAGCATCCCTCAACCCCGTTTGTGGCGGATTTTATTGGGGATACCAATTTATTCCAGGGCTATGTGGAAGCATCCGACACGGCCGATATGCAGGTCACCACTCAAAATGGGCTGAAAATTCGCGTCAAACCATCGGAATACTGGACAGGCGACACCAATAGCCCCGTGGTGGTGAGTGTGCGTCCTGAAAAAATTCAGGTGAGCCTTGACCTGCCCACAGCCGACAGCAACTGCTTTGAAGGTCGCCTGAAGCATGTCATGTACTTAGGCACCCACGTTCATTACCTGATAGAGCTTTTGTCGGGAGATAGCCTCACGGTGTTGCAGCCCAATCGCTTAGAAAGCCTGCCCGAACCCCACACGCCCATTCATGTCTACTGGTCTGCCACCGACTGTCTGGCGCTAACCATGTAA
- a CDS encoding spermidine/putrescine ABC transporter substrate-binding protein — protein MKHHYPQRSLGRSPRVISTSRRRFLQASAAVLSGLALSNCRRGISNVQSGSASNGGSANAQSETLHIYTWADYTDEGLAQLFTERTGIEVVIDIYDSNEVMLAKMQAGGGDAYSIIYPSDYMVEEMIRLDMLSELDHAKIQGLDTLFPQWQNPTYDPGNAHSIPMSWGTTGLLYNTSQLDFEPSDWSDLWDNQEQLFRRMTLLDDVREVMGAVLRSLGYSYNSTNPAEIEEAYQRLVELKPALASFQSFGWEDQLLSGDLALVMAYSVDAIAATLEDPSLVYVVPNSGSSLWTDTMVIPKSAPNPEAAYAWMNLFYEPEVSAEVVSRLFFATPIQPAFDLLPDDLKANDDLFPPEEILAKCEGIAPVGEAIELYDRLWTELSSA, from the coding sequence ATGAAGCATCATTATCCCCAACGCTCCCTAGGGCGATCGCCTCGGGTGATCTCAACAAGCCGGCGACGGTTCTTACAAGCCTCTGCAGCAGTTCTCTCTGGTTTAGCATTGTCTAACTGCCGCCGTGGCATTTCCAATGTCCAAAGCGGATCAGCCTCAAACGGTGGGTCTGCCAATGCTCAGTCTGAGACCCTCCACATCTATACATGGGCAGATTACACCGATGAAGGGCTTGCCCAGCTCTTTACGGAGCGCACAGGCATTGAAGTAGTCATTGATATTTATGACTCCAATGAGGTCATGCTCGCCAAGATGCAGGCCGGCGGCGGGGACGCCTACAGCATTATTTATCCATCAGACTACATGGTGGAGGAAATGATCCGGCTAGACATGCTGTCAGAGCTAGATCACGCCAAGATTCAGGGGCTAGACACCCTCTTTCCCCAGTGGCAGAATCCTACCTATGATCCGGGTAATGCCCACAGCATTCCTATGAGTTGGGGCACGACAGGGCTGCTGTATAACACCAGTCAATTAGACTTTGAGCCCAGCGATTGGAGCGATCTATGGGACAACCAAGAGCAGCTCTTCCGCCGCATGACGCTGCTGGACGATGTGCGTGAAGTGATGGGTGCCGTCCTACGCTCCCTTGGCTACTCCTATAATTCCACCAACCCAGCCGAGATTGAAGAAGCCTACCAGCGATTAGTAGAGCTAAAGCCTGCCTTGGCGTCCTTCCAGTCCTTCGGCTGGGAAGATCAGCTACTCAGTGGCGACTTAGCTCTGGTGATGGCCTATTCCGTGGATGCGATCGCTGCCACCCTGGAAGATCCATCCCTCGTCTACGTCGTCCCCAACAGCGGTTCCTCCCTGTGGACCGATACCATGGTCATTCCCAAATCTGCCCCCAACCCTGAGGCAGCCTATGCCTGGATGAACCTCTTCTACGAGCCTGAAGTATCCGCAGAGGTCGTCAGTCGGCTCTTTTTTGCAACACCCATTCAACCCGCCTTCGACTTACTGCCCGACGACCTCAAAGCCAACGATGACCTGTTCCCCCCCGAGGAAATTTTGGCAAAATGTGAAGGCATCGCCCCAGTAGGAGAGGCGATTGAACTCTACGATCGCTTATGGACGGAGCTGTCCAGCGCTTAG